In the Topomyia yanbarensis strain Yona2022 chromosome 3, ASM3024719v1, whole genome shotgun sequence genome, one interval contains:
- the LOC131688387 gene encoding uncharacterized protein LOC131688387 produces the protein MPHHCIERPDSVTTKLRVVFDASCASDTGLSLNDTLLVGPVVQDDLYSMLLRFRLERFAIVADLEKMYRIDTVPRNPQQLAEGGKSQHPMAAKMLFKNFYIDDLLCGVTTEEEGVELYNQLIGLLQSAGFKLQQVPRWTVDSPIIKRLVLSDAARLFDPLGLVGPTVLRSKLFMRQLWLSKLSWDTPLTATLQDTWKEFRDVLEVLRTFSIPRWAVSYADPVTIELHRFCDAFERTYGACLYVRTVTATGSTSVNLLTAKSKVAPTNTGEGQRRISLPRLELSSALLLSHLYDKVKSSFPASTRTFFWTDSMIVVHWLAASPNRWKKFVANRVAEIQQITTPGTRGHVAGIENPADAISRGMRAALLIDFDIWWKGPAWLNQPKRFWPNIVRTSDCIFDADQLEENPATSLPIVHEALNIFKLKSSLTDLVRIVGYIRRFISNAREKDRRSRQNGLLTTVELEMALQNRVRVSQQESFPNDIGSIKSSGQVKPTSKLKSLSPILGVGILRVRGRLHNAPIPYSQKQPMILDSKHPLTLLINRDQIVRLCSDEGIQFRFIPPRSPHFGGIWEAAVKSLKTHLYRTLKNALVTNEQMQTVLTQVEACLNFRPLTQLSDDPEDLDVLTPGHFLVHRPLTAIVEPSYEEIPTNRLSQWQTIQEFIRRLWKRWSSEYLSGLQQRTRWTHERNDVHIGTMVLVKDDHLPPMKWRFGRIVDTTPGPDGHVRVVNIRTKDGIYQRAITRICVLPIQDNQQPHNEV, from the exons ATGCCTCATCACTGTATTGAACGACCGGACAGCGTGACAACGAAACTACGAGTCGTTTTCGACGCTTCGTGTGCTAGTGACACTGGACTGTCCCTGAACGACACTTTATTGGTTGGGCCGGTCGTACAAGACGACCTATATAGTATGCTTCTCCGATTCCGGCTTGAACGTTTCGCTATTGTAGCTGATCTGGAGAAAATGTATCG CATCGACACCGTTCCTCGCAACCCGCAACAACTCGCCGAAGGCGGGAAATCGCAACATCCCATGGCAGCTAAAATGCTATTCAAAAATTTCTATATTGATGATCTGCTCTGTGGCGTCACGACGGAAGAAGAAGGAGTTGAGCTATACAATCAGCTGATCGGTCTGTTGCAATCGGCCGGTTTCAAATTGCAACAA GTACCAAGGTGGACCGTTGACTCGCCTATCATCAAACGGCTGGTGCTGTCCGATGCAGCGCGTTTATTCGACCCCCTCGGTCTGGTGGGCCCAACAGTTCTGCGTTCGAAACTGTTTATGCGGCAGTTGTGGTTGTCCAAGCTTTCCTGGGACACGCCATTAACCGCTACGCTCCAAGATACCTGGAAGgagtttcgcgatgttttggaGGTATtgcggacattttcaattccacGATGGGCGGTTTCTTACGCAGACCCAGTAACCATCGAACTACATAGGTTTTGCGATGCATTCGAGCGCACTTACGGTGCTTGTCTATACGTTCGCACTGTAACCGCTACAGGATCGACTTCTGTAAATTTGTTAACCGCTAAATCGAAGGTAGCTCCCACAAACACTGGAGAGGGCCAACGAAGAATCTCTTTACCTCGCCTGGAACTTTCATCGGCACTACTGCTCAGTCATTTGTATGACAAAGTGAAGAGCAGTTTTCCAGCTTCCACTCGTACTTTCTTCTGGACGGATTCAATGATAGTCGTCCATTGGCTAGCCGCATCACCCAACCGATGGAAAAAGTTTGTGGCTAACCGAGTAGCCGAAATTCAACAGATCACTACACCCGGAACCCGGGGTCACGTGGCGGGGATCGAAAATCCGGCCGATGCTATTTCACGTGGTATGAGGGCAGCACTACTAATCGATTTTGACATTTGGTGGAAAGGTCCGGCGTGGCTGAACCAACCGAAAAGATTCTGGCCAAATATTGTTCGGACATCCGACTGTATATTCGACGCAGATCAACTAGAGGAGAACCCCGCTACCTCGCTACCAATTGTGCACGAAGCCTTGAACATCTTCAAGCTGAAATCATCATTGACCGACCTCGTTCGTATAGTCGGTTATATTCGTCGATTCATCTCTAACGCCAGAGAAAAGGACAGAAGATCCCGCCAGAATGGACTACTCACCACAGTAGAGCTGGAGATGGCTCTCCAAAACCGTGTACGAGTATCACAGCAGGAATCATTCCCTAATGACATTGGAAGCATAAAATCGTCGGGCCAAGTGAAACCAACTTCAAAGCTCAAATCGCTGTCCCCAATTCTCGGCGTCGGTATACTACGAGTTCGAGGCCGCCTACACAATGCTCCAATTCCATATAGCCAAAAACAACCGATGATTCTTGACAGTAAACATCCTTTGACGCTGCTGATA AACCGAGATCAAATTGTTCGACTGTGTTCGGACGAAGGCATTCAGTTCAGATTCATTCCTCCACGTTCGCCACATTTCGGTGGTATTTGGGAGGCTGCGGTTAAATCCCTGAAAACGCATCTCTACCGCACACTAAAGAATGCCCTGGTGACCAACGAACAGATGCAGACTGTTTTAACGCAAGTTGAGGCTTGCCTAAACTTTAGGCCTCTCACGCAACTCAGCGATGATCCGGAAGACTTGGATGTTTTAACGCCAGGACATTTTTTAGTACACCGTCCACTGACTGCTATAGTGGAACCGTCTTACGAAGAAATCCCTACCAATCGTTTGTCGCAGTGGCAGACGATTCAAGAATTCATCCGTCGCCTCTGGAAGCGGTGGTCAAGTGAATACCTGTCAGGTCTTCAGCAGCGGACTCGATGGACACACGAACGAAACGACGTCCACATTGGCACGATGGTGCTAGTCAAAGACGACCATTTGCCACCAATGAAGTGGCGTTTCGGACGAATAGTGGACACAACACCCGGACCCGACGGACACGTCCGTGTAGTCAACATCCGCACCAAGGACGGCATTTATCAACGGGCAATTACACGTATCTGCGTTTTGCCGATTCAAGACAACCAGCAACCTCATAACGAAGTTTAG